In one Cercospora beticola chromosome 1, complete sequence genomic region, the following are encoded:
- a CDS encoding uncharacterized protein (BUSCO:EOG09260OCI), with product MLSAFQAQPIYEVKSRDKAKVESLLAYGDRILAGLSTGALRVFLVNESANTDTTNGNGDAPPSPVKTKLVDVLREEEKFSKKPVQQLAIIKEANLLVSLSDACVSLHDLQTYELVERLERTKGAACFAVTSNVVKDPETNVPGLVSRLAVGAKRKILCWTWQDMEQVPDVAEISLEATIKSLIWADGTHLVAGMDPGFSTIDILSQEVTPISKRVANSATDASSGELAGVRFGAVSSSGMGYMGMGSWVPKPMATSLSGDQVLLAKDVNTLFVNVDGKPLEKRQVPWALAPEQIGYSYPYLLALQPPDKGSLQIRNPDTLSLLQTISVPGATILHVPQPYISLAHAGKGFLVASDRTIWRMNALSYPTQLTELVEKQRFDEAISLLKLLEDTLIDDKAGRIREIMTLKGIALFHQQKYSTALDLFTDARTTPERVISLYPRSIAGDLSSITEESSESEPAENGDSKAEESSKPIPVTPVKGMFGKLTGSHKKTDSDAASVRSPARNDADNMSVRTKAGSTADKPLEGDDLKRAARCLVGFLADTRRHVQNVLNYDGTLKEDPPTFDAETGKPAFGHLLTDEILAAPSKEVDWSSELLKVAQLVDTTLFRVYMLTTPTLAGSLFRIDNFCDPEVVQSALYEGDRYSELIDFLHGKKMHRQALELLSKFGKGQAEGTIPEAMRGPERTAGYLKQLPPELVDLILEYARWPLEENPNVGMDIFIADTDNAERLPRQKVLEFLAESDRKLETRYLEHIIHELSDNDGEFHQRLIDLYLAELKQPDIAESDRDETKSKLESFLLKSSSYSKRKTFQQLPTDDSTFFESRAIVLSAMGNHKQALSIYVFQIKDFSKAEEYCNKVYLEDKAEQEACLLDNSTKHEKHFRQVEPKETDDRSNIFAVLLGLYLRPPAGEEKQWPQALDLLSKHGARLPASSTLDLMPDDLAVKELQDYFRGRIRNATSILREEMIVRGLEGVRRANTERTLLLGPDNLAHEKPLGKNRRVRIGEDDHCKVCHKRFGASAVRVYPDNEVIHYGCIGRSGNRRMGGGDGIGSSMRRNAAGWG from the coding sequence ATGCTCTCGGCATTCCAAGCACAGCCGATCTACGAGGTCAAATCGCGCGACAAGGCCAAAGTCGAGTCGCTGCTGGCGTATGGCGACCGCATTCTGGCCGGTCTCAGCACCGGCGCGCTGCGGGTCTTCCTCGTGAACGAGTCCGCGAATACCGATACCACCAACGGCAACGGAGATGCGCCGCCGAGTCCGGTCAAGACCAAGCTGGTCGATGTGCTgcgcgaggaggagaagttcaGCAAGAAACCCGTGCAGCAGCTGGCCATCATCAAAGAAGCCAACCTGCTGGTCAGTCTGAGCGACGCGTGCGTATCGCTGCACGATTTGCAGACGTACGAGCTCGTGGAGCGCCTGGAGCGCACCAAGGGAGCAGCATGCTTCGCTGTCACGAGCAATGTCGTGAAGGACCCAGAGACGAACGTTCCGGGCTTGGTGTCGAGACTCGCTGTTGGGGCCAAACGCAAGATTCTGTGCTGGACGTGGCAGGACATGGAGCAGGTCCCAGATGTTGCTGAGATCAGTCTGGAAGCGACCATCAAGAGCTTGATATGGGCAGACGGCACACATCTGGTCGCTGGCATGGACCCAGGCTTCAGCACAATTGACATTTTGTCGCAAGAGGTCACGCCCATCAGCAAACGCGTCGCCAATTCAGCTACAGATGCAAGCTCAGGTGAACTTGCAGGCGTTCGCTTCGGCGCggtgagcagcagcggcatgGGATATATGGGCATGGGGAGCTGGGTACCGAAGCCGATGGCCACCAGCCTGTCTGGAGATCAAGTGCTTCTGGCCAAGGACGTAAACACTCTGTTCGTCAACGTTGATGGCAAGCCGCTCGAGAAGCGACAAGTGCCCTGGGCTCTTGCGCCAGAACAGATCGGCTACAGCTATCCATATCTTTTAGCACTTCAGCCGCCTGATAAAGGTTCGCTGCAAATACGCAATCCCGACACGTTGTCCCTGCTGCAGACCATCAGTGTTCCAGGCGCGACCATCCTCCACGTTCCACAACCTTACATTAGCTTGGCTCATGCTGGCAAAGGTTTCCTGGTGGCCTCCGATCGCACAATCTGGCGAATGAATGCTCTCTCCTATCCAACGCAGCTCACAGAGCTAGTCGAAAAGCAGCGCTTCGATGAGGCGATAAGCTTACTGAAACTTCTGGAAGACACATTGATCGATGACAAGGCTGGTCGCATACGCGAGATCATGACGTTGAAAGGAATTGCGCTCTTCCATCAACAAAAGTATAGCACTGCGCTCGATCTTTTCACAGATGCACGTACGACGCCCGAACGCGTGATATCCTTGTATCCTCGCAGCATTGCAGGCGACCTCAGCTCAATAACAGAGGAGTCCAGCGAGTCGGAACCTGCTGAGAATGGTGATTCCAAGGCAGAGGAGAGCAGTAAACCGATCCCAGTCACTCCAGTCAAAGGCATGTTTGGCAAGCTCACTGGGAGCCACAAGAAGACAGACTCAGACGCCGCTTCAGTGCGTTCGCCTGCTCGCAACGATGCTGATAATATGAGTGTCCGCACCAAGGCAGGCAGTACGGCAGACAAGCCACTGGAAGGCGATGACCTGAAACGCGCAGCAAGGTGCCTCGTAGGGTTTCTGGCCGACACGAGACGACACGTACAGAATGTCCTGAATTATGATGGCACTCTGAAGGAAGACCCGCCGACTTTCGATGCAGAGACTGGGAAGCCAGCTTTCGGCCATTTGCTTACAGATGAGATTCTGGCGGCGCCAAGTAAAGAGGTCGACTGGTCGAGCGAGCTATTGAAAGTTGCTCAGCTTGTCGATACAACACTATTTCGCGTATACATGCTCACGACACCAACACTCGCAGGCTCTCTGTTCCGCATCGACAACTTCTGTGATCCTGAAGTCGTTCAATCGGCGCTTTACGAAGGCGACCGATACAGCGAGCTCATCGATTTTCTGCATGGGAAGAAGATGCATCGTCAAGCATTGGAACTTCTGAGCAAGTTCGGAAAAGGTCAGGCAGAGGGTACGATACCCGAAGCCATGCGTGGCCCAGAACGCACTGCCGGCTATCTCAAACAGCTACCACCTGAGCTAGTAGATCTTATCCTGGAATACGCACGATGGCCTCTTGAAGAAAATCCAAACGTAGGAATGGACATCTTTATCGCTGATACCGATAATGCGGAGCGCCTACCACGCCAGAAGGTGCTGGAGTTCTTGGCCGAGAGCGATAGGAAGCTGGAGACGCGGTACCTTGAGCACATCATACACGAGCTCAGCGACAATGATGGGGAATTCCATCAGCGGCTCATCGATCTTTACCTCGCCGAGCTTAAGCAGCCGGACATCGCAGAAAGTGATCGCGACGAAACAAAATCGAAGCTCGAATCCTTTCTGCTCAAGAGTTCGTCCTACAGTAAACGTAAGACGTTTCAGCAACTTCCGACTGACGACTCTACTTTCTTCGAATCGCGAGCCATCGTTCTCAGCGCCATGGGAAACCATAAGCAAGCATTATCGATTTATGTGTTTCAAATCAAAGATTTCTCCAAAGCAGAAGAGTATTGCAACAAAGTATACCTCGAAGATAAAGCTGAGCAAGAAGCTTGCCTACTGGACAATAGCACGAAACATGAGAAGCACTTTCGCCAAGTGGAACCAAAAGAAACAGATGACAGATCCAATATCTTCGCAGTCCTGCTCGGGCTCTACTTGCGGCCCCCAGCGGGTGAAGAGAAGCAGTGGCCGCAAGCTCTTGATCTCTTGAGCAAGCACGGTGCTCGCCTTCCTGCTAGTAGCACGCTCGATCTCATGCCGGATGACCTTGCAGTCAAGGAGCTCCAAGACTATTTCCGAGGTCGAATTAGAAATGCAACTTCGATTTTGCGAGAAGAGATGATTGTTCGTGGGCTCGAGGGCGTGAGACGAGCAAATACGGAGAGGACGCTCTTGCTCGGGCCTGATAACCTCGCACATGAGAAGCCTCTGGGGAAGAATAGGAGAGTGAGGATCGGAGAAGACGATCACTGCAAAGTGTGTCACAAGAGATTTGGTGCCAGTGCTGTGAGAGTCTATCCCGATAACGAGGTGATTCATTACGGTTGTATAGGAAGAAGTGGCAACCGTAGAATGGGTGGAGGCGATGGAATCGGCAGTAGCATGAGAAGGAATGCAGCTGGTTGGGGATGA